A region of Chloracidobacterium sp. DNA encodes the following proteins:
- a CDS encoding O-antigen ligase family protein, giving the protein MNQISNGEKFSTLSLQASLFLIALSAPISIAATQTAWSLALLFWLIRLIFVRSRLRRVPFDLAVLVFVGLTLVSSIFSYDQEISLRKMVPVSLVTIVYLVSEYTTTRRQLHRLFAILLVSCFASCIYTFATLAVGKNLKLQSLSINSPLKQAGVETGDTVLKANGISISSPEDLYTAISQHSIEGSSSITIYRHELIKTFALNSANFTFSDLGILKWSRGRDTRAAGFYGHYVTFAEVLQLIASLALGLFVALNGKIFSRNRILLIVALAAYGLALFLTITRASWLSFLISAGVMILLGTSRRTILICGVISIPLAVGGLFFLQQKRQVGFFDAADGSTSWRLTVWREGFDLLTSKPRHLAVGVGMDSIKNHYREWHLFDDGRLPMGHMHSTPLQFALERGFPTLIAWIIWMFIYLQMLWRKLRENKLEWIERGILLGAFGGTIGFLTSGLVHYNWGDSEVAMVFYVIMGFSLAIIRKIDNPQPVEVVA; this is encoded by the coding sequence ATGAACCAGATCTCGAACGGCGAAAAATTTAGCACACTAAGCTTGCAGGCATCTTTATTCCTTATCGCTCTGTCCGCTCCGATCTCGATCGCCGCTACTCAGACAGCTTGGTCTCTCGCTCTTCTATTTTGGCTGATACGACTCATTTTTGTTCGCTCAAGATTGCGTCGTGTGCCATTTGATCTGGCCGTGCTTGTCTTCGTCGGCTTGACGCTTGTTTCTTCCATTTTCTCGTACGATCAGGAAATTTCATTGCGAAAAATGGTGCCGGTCTCGTTGGTCACAATTGTTTATCTCGTCTCCGAATACACCACAACTCGCCGACAACTTCACCGTCTCTTTGCTATACTACTGGTCTCGTGTTTCGCTTCATGCATTTATACTTTTGCCACACTTGCTGTCGGCAAAAATCTCAAACTCCAGAGTCTGTCCATTAATAGTCCTCTGAAGCAAGCCGGCGTAGAAACAGGCGACACGGTCCTCAAGGCGAACGGCATCAGCATAAGTTCGCCTGAAGACCTTTATACAGCGATCTCGCAGCATTCGATCGAAGGCTCATCTTCGATCACGATCTATCGTCACGAGCTCATCAAAACTTTTGCTCTTAATTCCGCAAACTTTACGTTCAGCGATCTTGGTATTCTCAAATGGTCACGCGGACGTGACACTCGGGCGGCAGGATTTTACGGACATTACGTTACATTTGCCGAAGTACTGCAATTGATCGCGTCGCTTGCTCTTGGTTTATTTGTCGCTCTGAACGGAAAGATATTTTCGCGAAACCGTATTCTCTTAATCGTAGCGCTGGCCGCGTATGGGCTCGCATTATTTCTTACGATCACACGAGCATCGTGGCTTTCGTTTTTGATCTCGGCAGGGGTAATGATCTTGCTCGGAACAAGCCGCCGGACAATTTTGATATGCGGGGTTATTTCGATACCGTTGGCGGTCGGCGGATTGTTCTTTCTACAGCAAAAACGTCAGGTCGGATTTTTTGACGCCGCGGACGGCTCGACGAGTTGGCGTTTGACGGTTTGGCGCGAGGGCTTTGATCTGCTCACGAGCAAACCAAGACACTTGGCTGTCGGCGTCGGAATGGATTCAATCAAAAATCATTATCGCGAATGGCATTTGTTTGATGACGGGCGTTTGCCGATGGGACACATGCACTCGACGCCACTCCAATTCGCTCTCGAACGCGGCTTCCCGACATTAATTGCGTGGATTATTTGGATGTTTATCTATCTACAAATGTTGTGGCGCAAGCTCAGGGAAAACAAACTCGAATGGATCGAACGGGGCATCCTGCTCGGCGCGTTCGGCGGCACAATCGGTTTTCTTACGAGTGGACTGGTTCATTACAACTGGGGTGATTCCGAAGTCGCTATGGTTTTTTATGTGATAATGGGCTTCAGCCTCGCGATCATTCGAAAAATTGACAACCCGCAACCCGTCGAGGTCGTCGCATAA
- a CDS encoding methyltransferase domain-containing protein: MKLSFTEFDSVYQSSVDEIWLHWNEKMQADIAKHCIAWAPGRMDFLGYLQASSVRFYKAYCSLIETGGKTVCDVGGFWGVWPVTAKKLGFDVSMTETLKFYGESFTPLFEHITQSGVKIFDYDPFVPDANLPQKFDLVTVMAVLEHYPHSLKTLVDNLKHITAGKGHIYFEAPNIAYLPKRIRFLFGLTPLVNVSDIYLSEAPFIGHHHEFTLAEMRDLAQLSGLKIIKEDLYNYSPAGKDKFILFYPFISLAFALSKTSRECIAVLCETKK; this comes from the coding sequence ATGAAACTTTCGTTTACCGAATTCGATTCTGTCTATCAATCGTCCGTTGACGAAATTTGGCTGCATTGGAATGAAAAAATGCAGGCCGACATTGCGAAACACTGTATAGCTTGGGCTCCCGGACGAATGGATTTTCTTGGTTATCTGCAGGCTTCTTCTGTTCGGTTTTATAAGGCCTATTGCTCACTGATAGAAACCGGCGGAAAGACTGTGTGCGATGTCGGTGGATTTTGGGGCGTTTGGCCGGTTACTGCAAAAAAATTGGGATTTGACGTCTCAATGACCGAGACTTTGAAATTTTACGGCGAATCTTTCACGCCGCTTTTTGAGCATATAACCCAAAGCGGTGTCAAGATCTTCGATTACGACCCCTTTGTTCCTGACGCCAATCTGCCGCAGAAATTTGATCTCGTCACCGTGATGGCAGTGCTTGAACATTACCCTCATTCGCTTAAAACTCTTGTAGATAACTTAAAGCACATCACTGCTGGAAAAGGCCATATTTATTTTGAAGCTCCAAACATAGCGTATTTGCCAAAACGCATCCGGTTTCTCTTCGGGTTAACTCCGCTGGTAAATGTTTCTGACATCTACTTATCCGAAGCGCCGTTTATCGGCCATCACCATGAATTTACGCTCGCTGAAATGCGTGACCTTGCTCAGCTGAGCGGCCTAAAGATAATCAAGGAAGATCTTTACAATTATTCGCCCGCAGGTAAGGACAAGTTCATTTTATTTTACCCGTTTATTTCTCTTGCCTTTGCGCTTTCAAAGACTAGCCGCGAATGTATAGCCGTGCTGTGCGAAACAAAAAAATGA
- a CDS encoding methyltransferase domain-containing protein gives MTDIELKENLWGYAKRLRFVCAAIEAGFPGKAPSELRILDVGCGSATQLGLPLARRGYRLTGTDTHEPSIAKARELSDGISNASFICGTIEDLDAEPFEVVILSEVLEHVDEPEKLLKASLLQLRDDGLVIITVPNGYGEFEWDSWVFRTLGFERLVDKLKTQRVAGKISRHEMPSTENAENGHIQFFTKQRLLTMFNSCGLMVVNECASTLVSGPFASYSIGRIPGFIDWNAKIANMLPMTFSSGWFFALRPISADKN, from the coding sequence ATGACCGATATTGAATTAAAAGAAAATCTCTGGGGCTATGCAAAACGGCTGCGTTTTGTATGTGCAGCTATCGAGGCCGGATTTCCCGGCAAGGCTCCGTCTGAACTGCGAATTTTGGATGTCGGTTGCGGTTCAGCCACTCAGCTTGGACTGCCTCTCGCCCGTCGCGGCTACCGGCTCACGGGCACCGACACGCACGAACCTTCAATCGCAAAGGCTCGCGAACTTTCAGATGGTATTTCAAATGCGAGTTTCATCTGCGGCACTATCGAAGACCTCGATGCCGAACCGTTCGAAGTAGTTATACTTTCCGAAGTTCTTGAGCATGTCGACGAGCCCGAAAAGCTCTTAAAAGCCTCGCTGCTGCAACTGCGCGACGACGGCCTAGTCATCATCACTGTCCCAAACGGCTACGGTGAATTCGAATGGGATAGCTGGGTTTTCCGCACGCTTGGATTTGAGCGTTTGGTCGATAAACTAAAAACGCAGCGAGTGGCAGGAAAAATTTCCAGACATGAAATGCCAAGCACCGAAAACGCAGAAAACGGCCATATCCAGTTTTTCACAAAACAGCGTCTTCTGACGATGTTTAACTCCTGCGGCCTTATGGTAGTAAATGAATGTGCCTCGACCTTAGTTTCCGGCCCGTTTGCAAGCTATAGTATCGGGCGTATTCCGGGCTTTATTGATTGGAACGCAAAAATTGCAAATATGCTTCCGATGACATTTTCGAGCGGCTGGTTTTTTGCTCTCAGACCAATTTCTGCGGACAAGAATTGA
- a CDS encoding oligosaccharide flippase family protein has translation MKIDSNIIETEAAIPRQRFSHQVAWTLGAKITIAGGSMLAGVIVARWLGAASVGILASLNVMSLLAISFGGIGLSSAITYLVARDRPRMKAVMTNAVTFAFVVGAILALGIIVLTFVKPGLFGDIPIQLVTIVALSLPFQLLTLFCLAAFLGLGDIKRYNVLDLLSQSLLFVNPLVLLGLFGFGLFALVSANAATTAILSLLVLPVLFRSSKTTQAISLRFDKPLMAEMLRFGSKFYIAMASSVIILRADLLLVNYFRSSAEAGVYAVASQVGTLMMMVPGVISTVLFPRVTEAREASADMTCRVTRHAVLIMFAVCLAVILPAFLLPLLYGQAFSDVPFLVLILLPGVYFLGIETVQVQYFSSIGLPKAIPFFWVFTMAVNVVLNLIFVPLYGAYAAAVVSSISYMMMFVLVAIYFRKQTGKIFSESFLLRSEEFRGLLKLHKAAE, from the coding sequence TTGAAAATAGATTCCAACATAATTGAGACCGAAGCTGCGATACCTCGCCAGCGTTTTTCTCATCAGGTCGCTTGGACGCTCGGAGCAAAGATCACAATTGCGGGCGGCAGCATGCTAGCCGGCGTTATCGTCGCCCGCTGGCTCGGTGCGGCAAGCGTCGGCATATTGGCGTCACTTAATGTAATGTCGCTGCTGGCGATCAGTTTTGGCGGCATCGGACTATCGTCGGCAATAACCTATCTCGTTGCCCGCGACCGGCCTAGGATGAAAGCGGTGATGACAAATGCCGTTACCTTTGCTTTTGTCGTCGGAGCGATTCTCGCACTTGGCATCATCGTTCTGACATTTGTTAAACCCGGACTTTTTGGTGATATTCCGATTCAGTTGGTAACGATAGTCGCTCTTTCGCTTCCCTTTCAACTTCTGACTTTGTTTTGCCTCGCGGCGTTTCTCGGCTTGGGCGACATCAAACGATATAATGTGCTCGATCTTTTGTCGCAGTCGTTACTGTTCGTTAATCCGCTCGTCCTGCTTGGTCTATTTGGCTTCGGGCTGTTTGCTCTCGTCTCGGCGAACGCCGCGACTACAGCAATTCTGAGCCTCCTAGTCCTTCCGGTTTTGTTTCGCTCCTCGAAAACCACACAAGCAATTAGCCTTCGTTTCGACAAGCCGCTGATGGCTGAAATGCTTCGATTCGGCTCAAAGTTCTATATTGCGATGGCCTCATCAGTGATAATTCTGCGCGCTGATCTACTGCTGGTGAATTATTTTCGCAGCAGTGCCGAAGCGGGCGTCTATGCAGTAGCCAGCCAAGTCGGAACCCTAATGATGATGGTTCCCGGTGTAATCTCGACCGTTCTCTTTCCTCGCGTTACCGAAGCACGCGAAGCAAGTGCCGATATGACCTGCCGCGTCACGCGTCACGCAGTTTTGATCATGTTTGCAGTTTGTCTCGCCGTTATTCTGCCGGCTTTTCTGCTTCCGCTATTGTATGGCCAGGCCTTTTCGGATGTGCCATTTCTGGTTCTGATACTTTTGCCCGGTGTCTATTTTTTGGGCATTGAAACTGTGCAGGTGCAGTATTTCAGCAGCATCGGACTGCCAAAGGCCATCCCATTTTTTTGGGTTTTCACAATGGCGGTAAATGTTGTGCTCAATCTCATTTTCGTGCCTCTTTACGGAGCATACGCCGCTGCGGTCGTTTCGAGTATCTCTTATATGATGATGTTTGTTCTGGTCGCGATCTACTTTCGAAAACAGACCGGAAAAATATTTTCCGAATCATTTCTGCTTCGCAGCGAAGAATTTCGCGGCCTCTTGAAATTGCACAAAGCCGCTGAATAA
- a CDS encoding class I SAM-dependent methyltransferase translates to MTSSSQLAIDHWNKTPLFISEEERYGIYPWLQEAAEFKHHNGEKVLEIGCGTGCDLLQFAKHGARAVGIDITPEHLRLARERVGSLAAVGQAEATSLPFADGSFDYVYSHGVLHHIDRPRLVVDEIFRVLRPGGRFNIQVYALFSYFTLLRILQHGRDWKLWIENSQDPVHIDFYTAKTLRSLFAPATLNIRKFHCRPVPAIAPFAGFFLAATGRKPE, encoded by the coding sequence ATGACATCCTCTTCACAGCTAGCTATCGACCATTGGAATAAAACCCCTCTGTTTATCTCGGAGGAGGAACGCTATGGCATTTATCCATGGCTTCAAGAAGCTGCTGAGTTCAAGCATCACAACGGCGAAAAAGTTTTGGAGATCGGCTGCGGTACAGGCTGCGACCTGCTGCAATTTGCCAAACACGGGGCACGCGCCGTTGGTATCGACATTACTCCCGAACATCTGCGACTCGCCCGTGAACGCGTCGGATCGCTCGCCGCGGTTGGACAGGCCGAGGCGACTTCGCTGCCGTTTGCCGATGGCTCGTTTGATTATGTTTACTCGCATGGCGTTCTGCATCATATCGACAGGCCGCGTCTTGTCGTTGACGAGATATTTCGGGTTTTACGGCCGGGCGGACGCTTCAATATTCAGGTTTATGCGTTATTCTCTTATTTTACGCTGCTGCGCATTCTACAGCATGGCCGTGACTGGAAATTGTGGATCGAAAACAGCCAAGATCCTGTTCATATAGATTTTTACACGGCGAAAACGCTGCGGAGTTTGTTCGCTCCAGCTACTTTGAACATACGCAAATTTCATTGCAGGCCTGTGCCGGCGATCGCGCCATTTGCGGGATTCTTTTTGGCAGCAACGGGCCGCAAACCAGAATAG
- the asnB gene encoding asparagine synthase (glutamine-hydrolyzing): MCGIVGIWEYASSEGRIELPLVEAMRDTMPHRGPDDTGAHIFDNGKGAFGFRRLSIIDLSAAGHQPMRGCESRNIWLVFNGEIYNHADLRLDLEKRGHAYRSKTDSETIIHLYEEKGIDFVHEIEGDFGIALWDEQQEELSLYRDRMGVKPLYFYVKNGRIIFASEIKAILAHPDVERDVDESALSDYLTFLTTPAPQTLFKDIQKLPAGHRLIINRKGDVKIDQYWDALPPNDIPKRTEAEHMDEILRLLRASIKKRMMSDVPFGVFLSGGVDSSANVAVMSELMDRPVDTFTVGFQDHTYLNELEQARRIAKIYNTNHHEVMIGDKEFNDFLPELVFHQDEPIADPVCVPLFYVSKLARDSGTTVVQVGEGADEIFSGYENYVRNIRMYDGFWRYAERAPSIFRKAVGSSARKLLNTSGKQKLLIELARRLEKGEPMFWGGAVVYDESIKPSLLSQRMRSSLNRHSSLATVEKYLNHIENERPLSDMLSRMTYLELKLRLPELLLMRVDKITMATSVEARVPFLDHHLVEYTMGLPSNLKVHGKTGKHILKRALESILPHDLLYAKKRGFGAPIREWFRTATGKEYTDSLMNSPIWKRDYFNRDFVEQMLAQHRSGHSDWSFHLWALLNLSLWYEHWIDPK, encoded by the coding sequence ATGTGCGGAATTGTCGGAATTTGGGAATATGCGTCGAGTGAAGGCCGCATTGAGTTGCCGCTAGTCGAAGCGATGCGCGACACGATGCCGCATCGCGGACCGGACGATACAGGCGCTCATATTTTTGATAACGGCAAAGGAGCGTTTGGATTTCGGCGGCTGTCGATCATCGATCTTTCTGCCGCCGGACACCAGCCGATGCGCGGCTGTGAATCGCGAAACATTTGGCTGGTTTTTAACGGCGAGATATATAACCACGCTGACTTGAGACTTGATCTTGAAAAGCGTGGCCATGCATATAGATCAAAGACCGATTCCGAAACGATCATCCATCTTTACGAAGAGAAAGGCATAGATTTTGTCCACGAGATCGAAGGCGATTTCGGCATCGCGTTGTGGGACGAACAACAAGAAGAGCTTTCTCTCTATCGAGATCGCATGGGCGTCAAGCCTTTGTATTTTTACGTCAAAAACGGCCGCATTATTTTTGCGTCTGAGATAAAAGCGATCCTCGCTCATCCGGATGTCGAGCGTGACGTAGATGAAAGTGCACTGTCCGATTACCTGACATTTTTAACGACGCCCGCGCCGCAGACACTGTTTAAGGACATTCAAAAACTGCCCGCGGGCCATCGTCTAATTATTAACCGCAAAGGCGACGTCAAGATTGATCAGTATTGGGATGCATTACCGCCGAATGACATTCCAAAACGCACCGAAGCCGAGCATATGGATGAGATTTTGCGGCTGCTTCGTGCGTCGATAAAGAAACGAATGATGTCCGACGTTCCGTTCGGAGTTTTTCTGTCGGGAGGCGTCGATTCGAGCGCAAATGTTGCCGTGATGTCCGAATTGATGGACCGTCCTGTAGATACATTTACGGTCGGCTTTCAAGATCATACATACCTCAACGAACTCGAACAGGCTCGTCGCATTGCCAAGATTTACAATACAAATCATCACGAAGTCATGATCGGCGATAAAGAATTTAACGACTTTCTGCCGGAACTTGTTTTCCACCAGGATGAACCGATCGCCGACCCTGTCTGCGTCCCGCTGTTTTATGTATCAAAACTCGCGCGGGATTCGGGAACAACGGTCGTGCAAGTTGGCGAAGGTGCTGACGAGATATTCTCGGGCTACGAGAATTATGTCCGAAACATACGAATGTACGACGGATTTTGGCGTTATGCTGAACGAGCTCCGTCTATCTTTCGAAAGGCAGTTGGAAGTTCGGCCCGCAAGCTTCTTAACACTTCAGGAAAGCAAAAACTTTTGATCGAACTCGCACGACGGCTCGAAAAAGGCGAGCCGATGTTCTGGGGCGGAGCGGTTGTTTACGACGAATCGATAAAACCCAGCTTACTTTCGCAACGAATGCGTTCAAGCTTGAACCGCCATTCGTCATTAGCGACTGTTGAGAAATATCTCAACCATATCGAAAACGAACGTCCTTTGTCTGACATGCTTTCGCGAATGACGTATCTCGAATTGAAACTGCGCCTTCCCGAATTACTGCTGATGCGCGTCGATAAGATCACAATGGCGACTTCTGTCGAAGCTAGAGTTCCGTTTCTCGATCATCATCTTGTCGAATACACGATGGGATTGCCGAGCAATTTAAAAGTGCATGGCAAAACAGGTAAGCACATTCTGAAACGCGCCCTCGAATCGATCTTGCCACACGATCTGCTTTACGCAAAAAAACGTGGTTTTGGTGCTCCGATCCGCGAGTGGTTTCGTACCGCAACTGGCAAAGAATACACTGACAGTCTAATGAATTCTCCGATCTGGAAGCGTGATTACTTCAACCGTGATTTTGTCGAGCAAATGCTCGCGCAACATCGCAGCGGACATTCCGATTGGAGTTTTCATTTGTGGGCTTTGCTGAATTTAAGTCTTTGGTATGAACATTGGATCGATCCAAAATAA
- a CDS encoding alginate lyase family protein, giving the protein MMRLYTFVGSTQAKIRSLTMTFSSKIRTLFRGDVRFSDLPREALRRKKVIAHQKQERRDLEKLHDAQARLTNQFASVSTSELLTHFRERTVSFFPIKELDQIAKLQSEHFPAETAHLIADANQIVQQSRWELVGLGAFEFKAENFWRCDPITGKDWGLDYHADVVTYSNDGADIRILWELNRFGHAVTLGCAYAVTDDEVYAEIFFAHVESWMRQNPYGRGANWNCAMEVALRAINLLAAFDIFRKSKSLSEEKLAFILRLFDQHGRFILDNNEFSYISTSNHYLSDVIGLFWIGTLMPELEQAAEWRDFGLREMLREIDKQILADGADFEASTGYHKFVTEMFLYTCILAARAGIDLGPLDVYYLNQIRKMLFYLDRIIQPDGLMPLIGDADGSQIIPMIRRDADDAAYLLSLGSVLLNDAELKLSEMEPEVPWLFGEKGLSDLNEMDNYEPSRSGKLQNAGAYVMRDGDLYLHFNANDCGLNGRGSHGHNDALSIEISAFGRPFIIDPGSYVYNLDREARHRFRSTAYHSTVMVDNQEQNTTVSELPFIMGNEARPIVDEWHASVELDRVSGRHFGYARLTEPVMHRRTVEFHKQDQYWMIEDALTGKSRHKFSFSFHLAPGISVSEVDHATVQIGDNDGREMHIRAIGIDAKHEIDPAFVSRNYGHKANSSILRWTVDTNAPFTVRFLIVPSGPNENDASRLELLQRLTDNIDN; this is encoded by the coding sequence ATGATGCGATTATATACTTTTGTCGGCTCGACGCAAGCAAAAATACGATCGCTGACGATGACCTTTTCAAGCAAGATCAGAACGCTTTTTCGCGGCGACGTGCGGTTTTCCGACTTGCCGCGTGAAGCCCTGCGTCGAAAAAAGGTCATTGCTCATCAAAAACAAGAACGCCGCGACCTCGAAAAATTGCACGATGCTCAGGCAAGGCTCACAAATCAATTTGCGTCCGTTTCAACATCTGAATTGCTAACACATTTTCGGGAGAGAACTGTTTCGTTTTTTCCGATAAAAGAACTTGACCAAATTGCAAAGCTGCAGTCGGAACATTTCCCTGCTGAAACTGCTCACCTTATCGCCGACGCCAACCAGATCGTCCAACAATCACGTTGGGAACTTGTCGGTCTAGGGGCTTTTGAGTTCAAGGCAGAAAACTTCTGGCGGTGTGATCCGATAACCGGAAAAGATTGGGGACTGGACTATCACGCTGACGTCGTCACATATAGCAACGACGGAGCAGACATTCGCATTCTGTGGGAACTGAATCGCTTCGGCCACGCGGTCACGCTTGGGTGTGCATATGCAGTGACCGACGATGAAGTTTACGCAGAGATATTTTTTGCGCATGTCGAAAGTTGGATGCGGCAAAATCCTTACGGACGCGGCGCAAATTGGAACTGCGCAATGGAAGTCGCTTTGCGAGCGATCAACCTGCTTGCCGCTTTTGATATCTTTCGGAAATCAAAATCACTTTCCGAAGAAAAGCTCGCTTTTATTTTGAGACTTTTCGATCAACACGGCAGATTTATTCTCGACAATAACGAATTCTCATATATATCGACCAGCAATCATTACTTGTCTGATGTTATCGGCTTGTTTTGGATCGGTACGCTGATGCCGGAATTGGAACAAGCCGCAGAATGGCGCGATTTCGGTCTTCGCGAGATGCTTCGCGAGATAGACAAACAAATCTTAGCCGACGGCGCCGATTTCGAGGCATCGACTGGTTATCACAAATTTGTGACCGAGATGTTTCTTTATACTTGTATTCTCGCTGCGCGGGCTGGGATCGACTTAGGGCCTCTCGATGTCTATTATCTCAACCAGATTCGCAAGATGCTGTTTTATCTTGACCGTATCATTCAACCTGACGGGCTAATGCCTTTGATCGGCGATGCTGATGGCTCGCAGATCATTCCAATGATAAGACGTGACGCCGATGATGCGGCATATCTGTTGTCGTTGGGCTCGGTTCTGCTGAATGATGCGGAACTCAAGCTCTCCGAGATGGAACCGGAAGTCCCGTGGTTATTTGGAGAAAAAGGGCTGTCGGACTTGAATGAAATGGACAACTATGAGCCGTCACGTTCTGGCAAGCTTCAAAATGCCGGAGCGTATGTCATGCGTGACGGTGATTTGTATCTGCATTTCAATGCCAACGATTGCGGCTTAAACGGACGCGGATCGCACGGGCACAATGACGCTTTGAGCATTGAGATCTCGGCATTTGGCCGTCCGTTTATCATCGATCCGGGCAGTTATGTTTATAATCTTGATCGCGAAGCACGACACAGATTTCGTTCCACCGCATATCATTCAACGGTTATGGTTGATAATCAGGAACAGAACACAACTGTTTCTGAACTTCCTTTCATAATGGGCAACGAGGCACGGCCAATTGTCGATGAATGGCACGCGTCTGTCGAACTTGATCGTGTTTCGGGAAGGCATTTTGGTTACGCTCGGCTGACGGAACCAGTGATGCATCGTCGAACCGTCGAGTTTCACAAACAAGATCAATATTGGATGATCGAGGACGCACTCACAGGTAAAAGCAGGCATAAATTCAGCTTTTCGTTCCATCTTGCGCCGGGAATTAGCGTAAGTGAGGTTGATCATGCGACCGTCCAAATCGGGGACAATGATGGGCGAGAAATGCACATTCGAGCCATCGGAATTGATGCCAAACATGAGATCGATCCTGCATTCGTATCGCGCAACTACGGCCATAAGGCAAATTCTTCGATCCTTAGATGGACTGTCGACACCAACGCTCCTTTCACTGTCCGCTTTTTGATCGTTCCGTCCGGTCCGAATGAAAATGACGCATCAAGATTGGAGTTGCTGCAGCGGTTGACCGACAATATTGATAACTAA